Genomic segment of Nothobranchius furzeri strain GRZ-AD chromosome 12, NfurGRZ-RIMD1, whole genome shotgun sequence:
ggacctcatccctgacccggagacactggtcatacaggcgtaacagcctgtatcagagcgtCCCACACAGCACGGTCCAACGCCATCTCCACATCCACAAAACCCATGTAGATAGGTtcggcgaactcccacgcaccccccaggagtggtccagtgttccacggccaggacgaaaaccacattggtcCTATTGGATCTGAGGTTCGACTATCCGACAGAACCTCCCCTCCAGAACCCCGTAAGACCTTACcaaggaggctcaggagtgtgatccccctgcagCTGGAACACActcgggggaccaccaccccggtggaACCGCCCCTGATGTCCAACACAGCTCCACAGCAGCCAGATAAATGCCGTCTTTCCTGCAAAATCTGCCTTTTTGCTCAAATGTCACCAAAGAACTGATTTCTACCTGAAACTAAGTATTGTAACACACGAGCCCACGCCACCGTCCACCAGAATAACACGCCAGTCAGCAGAAAACACGCCTCAGCACCACAGACATGAAGTGTTTTATAAAAAGTTTTAATTAGGCAAAATCAACCAAAAAACAACTTGTAAAAGACatacccccccaccccaaaataacccaacaataaaaataaacattttgtggaaaaaaaaaaacaaaaaaaaaatgtgcaGAACTGTAAAAATCAACGGGGAGCCACTTCCAAACACAAGACACGACGGATGAAGAGGAGGCTTCTGTTCGGTCAGAGGACTCATCTGGACTGctcgactgggggggggggggacacagaagACAAACGTTGTTAGCACACGTAGAAAGAAAATTTGTACAACAAACAAGTTGGATGTTCACAAGCAAACCTCCACTTTGAATGGAGTTTCTGAAAGAACCGTTTTTGGCGCCGCTGGTCTTCACGTTGGCGTGGATACCGGGCTACGTGTCACAGCTCAAcatccgggagacatcagcgatcACTTACTGTAAGACGAGATGTCGATCTCGTCCGGCAGCTCGGCCACGTTGACCTCAAAGCGGTCCTGAACCTCATTCAGAGTCTTGGCGTCGGTCTCGTCAGACACAAAGGTTATGGCCAGGCCTTTGGTCCCGAACCTACCAGCACGAGCAACCTGAAGGGCGCAGAAGCAGCAAACCGGAGGTCGTTACCGCGCAGGAGGAACTCGAGTTCACACAGGCGAGCCTGTGCTGttaagagcttctcaccctgtgcaGATAGGTGTCAGAATCCTCGGGCATGTCGTAGTTAAAGACGATATTCACTCGCTCAATGTCCATCCCTCGGCCAAAGAGGTTGGTCGCCACCATGATCCGCCTTTGGAAGTCCTTGAACTGTTGATAGCGAGACAGTCTGGAGGAGGAGAAGCAGGAGGGAGGATTATCGACACGGCTGCTGGCGGCTTTCGTGGAGCGCTTCTGGCTTTCAAAGCAATCGTGTCGAGTTTACAGACGAGACCTTACGCCCCGATAAACACTCTTAGCAACAGAGTCCCTGTTTATGAGAGGAttcaactgcaacgtgtgtgtgtgtgtctgaccttTCCTCCTGAGCCATTCCTCTGTGGATAGCAATGGCGGGGAAGTTCTGTTCCACCAGGAGCTGGGACAGAGCGGCGCATCGCTGAATTGACTTGACAAAGATCACCACCTGCAGGCCAAACAGAGGAAGTTACAGACAGCCCATCACCCTCAGGCAGGACCAGACTCACGCAGATGTTTCAACGGTCACTTCCTCATGAAATCACCCCAAAGCACCCAGGGAGTCGAGTCCAGATCCCTcctcctggactgtaaacactaacagtCAGTCTCTCCATGCAGCGAGCCGGGAGTTTCATCTCCACAGTTGTGGAGAAGATACTTCCGTTCCGTCTAATCTAGTCTGCACCGAATGATACCTAGAACCTGTCCTGAAGAAGAGTTTATCTTCAGGGCCCACAAAACATCTCAACGTCTGCTCTTCCCATCGTCATCTATAAACCGACGAATATGGCTTGAAAAGCGTTTTCCGTGTCGCCCAACCTTAACGTGCACACTGGGACGAGGCCTGACAGCTCCCGGAGAAGCACACGCAGAATAAATCCAGGACGCTGAAAAGTCTGGAAGCCGAAGCTCCGTGTTTGGTCTGCCTGAGGTACGACACCTGCGGCGAGTCCCTCATCGCCGCCAAAGCGGAGCCATTTTAGAAGGCGGCAACACGCTGAGCTCGTTCTGTAACGGGATTTAAACGTCGTCTCGGAGCAGAGGTCCTTCGAGGACAGATATCCTTTTACACAGGAACACTAGGAACCGGCCCGAGTGGCCCTGAGGCATCGTGTCTGCTGAGGCACCTGATTGAACTCCAACACGTCCAGAAGGTCAAAGAGCTTGCGGTTTTTCTCGCTGTCCTTTAGCTTGCAGTAGTACTGCTGCAGACcatggagcgtgagtttggtctcgtCGTCCACAAACACCTCCATCGGCTGCAAGAGAATGTCAGAATGGGTGAAACTCGAGCAGGAGCTACCATTTTCTCCGTGAGCAGAAACAAAAATCTGGTCGTCGGCTTACATCCTGCATGAACTTGCGGCAAACTGGTCGGATCTCCTTGCTCAGCGTGGCACTGAACATCATGACCTGCTTCTCGTGAGGAGTCATCCTGAAGATGTTCTGCACGTCACGCCTCATGTCTACCACACAGAGGGACATTAAAACCCACATGAGTACATTCTGACCTCCGGCCGGCTGAATCCACCCCGCCGGCTCCAGAACACACCCAGCTGCTCCAGCATCTTGTCACACTCATCCATGACAAAGTGTTTGAGGTGTTTCAGGTTCAGGGTCTTGTTGTTGATCAGCGCCAGGATCCGACCCGGCGTTCCGACCACAATGTGAGGGCAGTTATTCTTCAGGACTTCTTCGTTGTTCTTGATGAACAGGCCGCCGAAGAACACGGCTGCTTTCACGGCGGGCATGTACTTGGAGAACCGCTCGTACTCtttgctgatctggaaggccagctcTCGCGTGTGACACATGACTAAAACACACACCTGCAGAGAAGACGCAGAAACAAGAGTCGTGGTTACTATGACAACACACCACTGGAGCAATCAGGACACGTCACTCACATTTAAGACAAGATTTCAACTTTACATCATGATAATAACAATGGAGTAGTTAGAACACcaatcagcagcagcaggaatTAGCGACAGCGTGGTGAAACTTTTACGGCTTTCATCACAGTTCAGACCAGCTGATCTGTGATTAATCCCATTATTGGACAGCAGAGCTCAGCTCCGTCAGCCACACCCGATAACCGTCACACCCATCGAATAAAGAAACAacgtaaaaaaaaacaacctgtCTGACAACAAGAAGCGTGCTAAAAAATCCCAAACATATCAcgctgtttttctccccagaagaagctacaacgatgttctgctgagctgtggtggcctcatggaggggccatcggctagcacactgctgctaaccacttaaacattctccctctcctgataataacactttactctctttgacgttggatgtgctactactagtttacccgtttaattacagatccactaggataaatacaataaagtttatctcaccaaatagcatatttactaagaaatcacaatataactatagacactttactttgtgtgtgtgtgtgtgtgtgtgtgtgtgtgtgtgtgtgtgtggtgtgtgtgtgtgtgtgtgtgtgtgtgtgtgtgtgtgtgtgtgtgtgtgtgtgtgtgtgtgtgtgtgtgtgtgtgtgtgtgtgtgtgtgtgtgtgtgtgtgtgtgtgtgtgtgtgtgtgtgtgtgtgtgtgtgtgtgtgtgtgtgtgtgtctgctctgtcttctccatccccagtgagtcgtggaggatggctgcttatactgagccgggattctctggaggtttcttcctgttaaaagggagttttcctctccactgtcgctgcatgcttgcttagtatgaggactgctgcaaagactctgacactaatcagtgactcgatgccacctgctgggttccttatataggaaacttgttactgatggcTTAACGACCTGGCCTGTGTTGGGATGTTTACGGTGTGAAGGTCCTCGAGACGACTCTGGCAGTgacttggcgctttataaataaacttgaactgaattgaaatacttcacattattatcattatattaACACAttagtagagctgaaacaactaatcgatttaatcgattataatcgattattaaaatagttaacaacttttttagtcatcgattagttgtttaataatcatattttaccgcataaagtctattttttaccacaatctgacatcggttacaatctgttaaatttgccgccagtgtgtggcagtaatgagccactgatctaccagtggggccgtagaagaagaaattagccaataagtgccctcggttttcatgacgtatcacgttactgacgcgcatcttgctgtgagagatggcggatcaacaacaaatacggaagaaaaatagaagcgacaaaacaagagaaaccccggacaaaaacctcacgagtatgggagcacttcactagatgccttgaaaagaccggtgacctacaaaatatgcaaaaaccatggcacgacggaagcacgacgtccctaagtgaacatttgagacgaaaacgtgggggctgatgcagcagaggaatgtccggtaagtaacagaaaataaacaagctaacgcagatcacatttgggacttagtgttagctgagttcgttatagtggatgttaaacatgttttttttttttgccgcgtcagtttacggtgttctacttctgattgactagatgcaatcgtgaatctcctccgtgttgtgaatcatgcgcttgccaaattcagcacgtctgtttataagaatgttctcgttaagagaaaaacggcacaaacccataactatgttcctcattcaaaaaaggacaactccgcggagaaaaatatacagacgagctgtgtccaggtgaatataacgcagcatagttgtacgctttcaatttttaaatacaggagaaattcagaaagtccttttttttaactattaaaaggctgttttactatctaacgctgtaaaatgcctcacaacacatttttgtcaaaataaatgatcactgtatattgttaattaattcaaataatgtaatattgatttagtgttgtagtgtgtgtgctgctttattttatatgtgtacttaattcagtttatttgtgtttcttatgcagaaaaaaacaagcaacgatggacaactacatggggaacaagacactcacccccagcaatgcataccacttacaaactctattccagattctacattattttttatggaatttacctcttatattttgatgccaaaaaattattctggactgatattttgcactgtttagctcattttacactgctgactgtggtcatgtgcaataaaatagattgcagtcaactgcacaattctcttatgttttttctttttcttaactgaaatgtattcatcacttgtataggttaaatagctaaacaataacaaaccgattaatcgattaatcgaaaaaataatcgacagattaatcgattatgaaaataatcgttagttgcagccctacacatTAGTAAACACACCAGGGCTATTCAGTTCCAGGCCTTGAGGGCcggcatccagcacgttttagtggtttctctgctccaactagggttgtcacgatactaaaatttcaaactcgattcaatacttgaaaaaaaaaaaactcgatttcgatactatttaaaaacaccaatttattgaacacgtttattcaaaaaataacattcctctatttatattgcaaaaattaaatgttaagaattaagtgtataaagtgcttaaacctttcaagtatcagcattttttaaaacatgcatacaaaaactggcgaaagttaacactttaaatcatgaattgtctcactatatatacactatttgcagagtgaagttttgctgcttaaactctgtttaaggtgcattcttgtcataagatgtaatgccatatgttttgttctgtacttttgaacaactctgttggtcaataaagggagaaaacgaatttctccacagtaggacaaaggtacatctaccggtaatcttaataaaaacagattggcgcacggcagtgacgtcattaaaaacgccggttagattagccgcggctagtctgttcatgcctagaaatcccagacccgctccaaacgaacagggaaatcacgttaatgatccctaacaaaacctttcgacatgaagacgttttggtgcagataatgtcttatttcgaggctgcaccatgggtgcccgtccgcacccgttatatggatatacactgatggcgattcgccgatgggtctaaataccccggggaatccaagtagcaccaaagttgtcagcgtgagtaaacaaacgtactgcatgctagaaattaagtccgggttgcaataaacgggagtttcctttaagcacataagcgtgaatatacaactacgtgtcggacttggtatgctacttaagttgggctgtgaagcgcctcccaaatttgctgtttatgtttttgtttatttatttggcagacaaaacttggatcggagacaactcgcgtgggaaattgctatgtagccatgcggcgtcttcttctgtttgtctgggaggcggaggctgctttacggcatctggctgtcgtgcgtgtcggtgtacttgaagaaggctgtgtataatagtccataatatcgataccacagggatggaatatctcatttagataccacttttagtatcgatttatatctgggtatcgatttttttgacaacactagctccaacacactagatccagtggttgaatcacctgtgcagcagctcatcgggctctgcagaagcctgttaatcacctgctgatttaatTCAGGTGTGTGGAAGCAGGgttaaactaaaacatgctggacaccgaACTGATGCGAGTGTTATGGATGCAGGATACCACAggaaagcgctacgccctctgttgtcctgatgGGGAATTGTTTCACAACGCTCCGCTCACCTGCCCGTCCACTGGTTCAATCTGCTGCAGCGTGGCCAGAACAAACACAGCCGTCTTGCCCATTCCAGATTTGGCTTGGCACAGGATGTCCATACCAAGGATGGCCTGTGGGATGCATTCATGCTGAACTGGAAAAAAGAAAATCCAACATTATCACCAGCATGTCCGTGTCGTCACCAGAAGACGGTAAAACAAGCTGCTGGACAAAGCAGCTCTCCATCTTCAGACACACAGTAGTGTGTTGTTGTTGATTTTTAAAagtaaacacaaaacaaaacagctTCAAACAAGCAGAGCAACGATCCTTCACATGCACTCAAGGCTTGGGTGTGTATCGCTGTGGAAGACAACACTAGGCACACCGGTTTTTGTTGCTGGTGCAGCAGCTGTCGAGTTCACGATGACTCACAGGAACGCTGACTTCGATTAACGGTCAAACTACAATCGTGACACGTAGCACACATACGCCCGACTAGAGACCTGCTTGTTAGTGTTGACACTAACCCCCCACTAGACAGCTCCCCCCACCGCCATCAGCTGTCTGATTTAAAGACTGGAATATAAACTAGTCTTCAGCAGGTCTCAAGTCTGGGACCATCTGGTCACAAACAGCTCTCATGGCTGGACCTCTCGTTGCTGACTAGACAAACTTTAAACAGTTTTAGAGCCTGGAGGCCAAACTGGAAGATCAGCATGTGCTGCTGCAGAGGCTTTTTCAGAAAGTCcttccaaagaagaagaagaagaagaagaatcatcATTTCTAAGACCCAACAGTGACGGCTAAAGGCACACACCTTCAGATGGATGCTCAAACCCACAGTCGATGATGGCTCGGAGCAGCTCCGGCTTGAGGAGGAAATCCCTGAAGCCGGAGCTGTGGATGGACACATAGGAACCCTTCACCTCCTTCTTGCCGGCAGGGGCGTCCCCCTCGGGGCCTCCCTGGGGTTCTTCATCTTCCTCATAATCCAACAACTCGTTGTCGACGTCATTCTCAGCCATTGTGTGTTTGCCTGGAACAAACGTAACGTTTTAAAAGGCAGCGCGATTGTTGAATGCACTTACGTGGACCTAAACTGGACTTAACTCGGAGCGACTGAGCTGCATTGTTTAACCACAAGCCCCGCTAGGACAAAAACACCTGGCGCTAGCTTGCACTCGTTAGTTTTATTATGAGAAGTGACACTAGAGATGGTTCGGACGGCACAGACAAACGCACACAGACCCACTCGGACACACGCATTAGATCACGCTTTCACCGGCAGCGCGGAAACGATTAGCTTCAGTTATTGTGTTGCATAACTCCTGCTAACGAGGCGAGCTAACCTCTTTAAACACCGACTGTACCAACAACCCGGCTGTTTCTCTTGCACTAAAATCACGATACATtactcctgaaacacacaacacGCTGACATAAGCGCCACATCCCCTCAGAACGGAAACAAATATGAACGAGCTAAGCTAACTGTTGCTATGCTAGCCTCCGTCGTAGGGTAACAATACACCTAAACGGCTAGCTTCTAAAATATCAAGGAAACCCACAAATGATCACAAAGAGAGCGTAAAGTGTTTAGCTTTAAAACTAATCGATGAGTTTAGCCGAATTAATGACCTTACTTTAGAAGGTATAACTGAAAATCCGCCGGGTCACAACCACATGGACAGGCCTCAGTAGGTCCGTACCACAAACCGGAAGTCCCGCCTCCATCTGGAATGCAGTTGGTGGACTGGTTCAACTGCCATGAACATgaagccgtgttcgagttgagcagcgcctcctcctggaaaacagacgagagcagacggacgcagcagggggagttg
This window contains:
- the ddx39ab gene encoding DEAD (Asp-Glu-Ala-Asp) box polypeptide 39Ab, producing MAENDVDNELLDYEEDEEPQGGPEGDAPAGKKEVKGSYVSIHSSGFRDFLLKPELLRAIIDCGFEHPSEVQHECIPQAILGMDILCQAKSGMGKTAVFVLATLQQIEPVDGQVCVLVMCHTRELAFQISKEYERFSKYMPAVKAAVFFGGLFIKNNEEVLKNNCPHIVVGTPGRILALINNKTLNLKHLKHFVMDECDKMLEQLDMRRDVQNIFRMTPHEKQVMMFSATLSKEIRPVCRKFMQDPMEVFVDDETKLTLHGLQQYYCKLKDSEKNRKLFDLLDVLEFNQVVIFVKSIQRCAALSQLLVEQNFPAIAIHRGMAQEERLSRYQQFKDFQRRIMVATNLFGRGMDIERVNIVFNYDMPEDSDTYLHRVARAGRFGTKGLAITFVSDETDAKTLNEVQDRFEVNVAELPDEIDISSYIEQSR